Below is a window of Indicator indicator isolate 239-I01 chromosome 9, UM_Iind_1.1, whole genome shotgun sequence DNA.
ACTTGGCACAGCAGGTCACGCTGTTCAGGACCTAGTCGCGTCATCGAGTTCGTGtgtttttcccctgttttgCCTCGTGaagtggagaggaagggggTGCTGCTGGCGCTCTGCTTTCGAATCACCCTTCAAATCTCAGGTGTGGGTCGGGCATAGGGCCCTCGGACCGGGGTTACCAGCCCGGCACTCCGTCTTGGAAGGGTCCTTTTTGCGAGCAAAGGCCAGGGTGGTCGGGTCCTTACTAGATCTGGGTTGTGGCATTTGCTGCATTAtgaaggaaggcaggagcaTCTCTCCAGAGGCTCTGTATTTGGTGATCGTCGTGGCTTTTTCATCTGGCTCCCAGAAAACTTTAAAACGCGCTGGGGTTCTGAGCGTTTACAGGCTGCAGTGGGTCTAGTGGTCGTGCAGATATCACTGAGTTTGTTAACAAAATCAGCTGGCATTCAAATATTTGGGTATCGTTTGGCATTTCCCTCCCAACACATCTTTGTTTTTGAACTATGGTGTTTTAGCTAACTTGAGGGACTGCTGAGCTGTTCAGTTAATTGCACTAATGTTAATAATACATACTAGTGTTGCTTGTCTGCATTCCATACTCTTACTGCATTTTTGGAGTGTTTTCTGTTGGAAAGTGTTCACAAACTGATGCAAAGTCTTATTTTGAGATATGATCCTGAAAGCCCCTGTGTAAGTGGTCCTGCTTACTGGATTAATTTTTTATAGTTTTATGTCTCAGATCTGTATCTGAGATTCTGCACCTAAAGCTGCAGGAAGTGATGGAAAatcagggaaaagcagaggagaatAATGCAGTAGAATAACTGCATGCTGCTGTTGAAATATGAGTTTCATAAGTAAGAAAATGGGGTTTTCTTCTTGtattttccttgctttcttcctttgtcCTCTTAAGCTACTGTTTAGTGCATTACTTGTTACTAGTACAGATTTTGCAACACAGTTGTTAATCTTGAATTCATTGTTGAAGgctttttgtttacttttctaCCTGTCTTTAGGATGACTGTACCTAATTGTAACAGGACCAAAGTCATAACTGCAGTGGAATTGAATTCTCTGTAGTTTAAGAGCTATTTATATGGATGACTTAAAACTccacttaattattttttctcctatttcCAGATGGAAGAAGAGTTCATGGTTTCTGGTTTGCGTAACAGCAGAGGCCGAGTAGCTTAAAGGAGACACTAGTGTGGGTGAGAAATGTCAAGCCCTTTGCAGGGCTTGGCTCtgtaaaaagaagaagaaatgaatcCTACAAATGATGATCCAATGTTTGGGACCATTTTTGACTGGGACTATCTCTTATGGGAAGTTCGTTTGACATTTCTAGCTGCTGGTTTTTTAATCTACTTGGGAGTGTTCCTTCTGTCTCACTGGTTGTCGTCATGGATAAGCACCACTTACCGTGCCTTGTATGCGAAGGAGAAGGTGTTTTGGAACATGGCAGTCACACGTGGTGTCTTTGGGCTTCAGAGTTGTGTTGCAGGGTTATGGGCTTTGCTCATTGATCCTGTTTTTTATGCTGACAAAGTATATTCACAGCAAAAGTGGAGTTGGTTTAACTGTTTAATAGCTGCTGGATTTTTCTTGCTTGAAAATGTAGCTGTTCACATCTCCAACATTGTTTTTAGAACATTTGATGTGTTCTTGGTAGTTCATCACTTGCTTGCTTTTGGTGGCTTGGCGGGTCTAGTAATTAATGTGAAGTCTGGACATTACCTGCCCTTAATGGGAATGTTGCTGGAGATGAGTACTCCCTCAACATGCATTTCCTGGATGCTCCTAAAGGTAAGAACACGATAATTTTCAAATTATGTTTGTAACAGTTTTCACGCATCTTGCTTGTTCATAGGCAAAACTGCATTTATTTCACTGATACCTGCTTTTGTCATGATGCCATTTCTAAAGACCTCTGTAAAAGtttctgtgtgatgctgtgcaCATGTGGAGAGTGAGATGATGGTATAGATTCATTCTGAGTTTGGGATGCCATATGCATGTAGAATATCGCAGATATACCTGGAAAAAGTGCCTGAGAGCATGTGGATGTGAAACCATTTGCCTTAGTTCTACTGATTCCTCAGTTTCTGATCTGGAAGTAACCATCTCACTTCTGTATActttctgttcttgtttttCTAGGCTGGCTGTGCTAACACCTTTTTCTGGAAGGCAAACCAGTGGGTGATGATCCACCTGTTTCACTGCCGCATGATTCTCACTTACCACATGTGGTGGGTGTGCATTTTCAATTGGAATTCTGTGGTAGAAAACCTGGGACTTCTCCATTTTATTGTCTTATTTTCGGGACTGTTTGCTGTTACACTAATACTTAACCCATACTGGACATACAAAAAAACTCAGCAACTCCTCAGCCCAACTGACTGgaattttgaaaataaagcaaTGGAAAATGGAAACTTAAATGGAAAAACACATCAAAAGAAGAGGATATAACACCGAAACAGTAGACTGGCAGAAGACTACAATGCAATGTAACTCTTTGCCCATGATGTAGGAGCTTTTTCAAGAAGCTCATTAATACAGTGATTCTTGATTCTAAATTCTAAATTCAAGATTCCTTGCTAGTTGTATTCTGTAAGCACCAGAAGTATTTGCAAGCACTGTTTGTATTTCATCTGTGCATGCACATAAGACCTTCAACCACTTAGTTGTGAATTACACCAAAAATTTTGTCAGGTTGGACAGTATAGGAGGGGCATGCTCTCTAATGCCATCCTTTGTCCTAATGCTTCGAAGTGTCTTTACAGTTAATTTATCTCACATTAAGCTTAGCTTGAATCAAGTTTAGTTTGAATCCTGTTTCATGTGTGTCGGAAATACTGGCACTGGAAATTATGTGAAGTTGTTGATTAAGATCAATTATGACCCAGGTTAGGTATGCATGTGTACCTAGTTCCTGTATGCTATTAAATCATTCCAAAAAGGTGAAGTGGTCAGTGGTAAAATGCAGTCATAGCtgcagtttggtttgggttttttgtttgtttatttgtttttggttggttggttggttgattggttgggagtttggggttttttgggtttttggggggttttttgaggtttgatttggtttggtttttttttattttatttttaagtgcaTTTGAGGAAGGGGATGATAATTGTTCACTGTCAAAGTGAGTTGTAAATTTCCAGGTTGTCCTCAGTATGGGAGGAGTGCATATTCACCACAAACATGCATGTGAGTATGCAGGCATTTGTTACGCTGGTGGTCTACCTGAGGCACTCATACCGATGCCTTCTGGACTTGAAATCAGTGAAATGCAAGAGGCAGAACAGAACGTTTGACTGTTTTGTCCTTGGAAACCTAGCTAGTTTATtagtaaaattattttctttgtagGTGCCACATGAGCAGTCATGCTATGATTCCTCATATTTTTGGAAATTCTCTTAGTTATAGAGGGTTTGGGAATCTGAGGTAGTTCTTCTGCAGACAAAAGCCCCTATCACCCCTTCTAGGAGTTCAGCTTTCTTTTAGTAAAATAACTAAAATactaatgatttttattttacttcaaagAACATACAAAGTGATGCTAGCAATCCTTTGCACTTTATCTTTCACATCACTAAATCTTTCCTTGACCTAAGGCAGAGTCGCTTTTTAGACAGTTCTCTAAGTAGTAGTATTGGTCCTGTGGTGCCAGGGTGAAATGTTGGACAGTGGACAAAGGTATCACGATAGAAGAGACTGACGCCTAGTGGCAGGATATTAATTTGTTTTGACACACTGAACTAGTGAAATTAAAAAGGCTGTGGTTTGAAACTGCTACATAGTGGCACCTGACTGCTGCACAGATTTACATTAAGGATTTTAGGTCAAGGCACATGGTAGAGGCTTTGTGTACTGATCTGTGGTGGAACATAGTGTTTTAAATATATGAGGGAAGCACTGTTTGGTGTAAACATCCCCACTCTGATAATTTTGAATGggaacattttttattttgttctgagTGAAGGGAGGAGGCAAGTGATCGGGTTGCTATGTTCCCTAATTCATTTTGTGTGAGCACAGAGTTGGAAGAGCTGCTCTGAGGGAGAGGAAGCTTCTTACTATTAGGTCTTTGGGACAAGTGTGTAATTCTTAGAGTGTCTGGCTAAAAAAGGTAGATTTTTCTATGTgctaaaataaaagaatatgGAACACTTGGGTTAGCAGGgactgaaaaaaagagattagATGTGGTCCCAGCAGACAGGTGGATAATTAAGTCAGTGACACCAGACTTCTAAAGTTCAATATTTTGTATTATTAAGTGCTAATATGAAGCAGATTTTAaatctttcattaaaaatatttttatcataGTAAGGCAGTCCTTTTAGTATGCATCTTAATGTGAGTTCGTTCATGCAAAGACTCTTAAGACCTAAGAGTATTATTACACTTGTATTTATTATTAAGAACACCTGTTAACCTAAACACTGCTAGAGCTGCTAGAACAAGAGAGATACGCAATAAAGCAAACAAGAGTActcattttgtttctgttggttttAGACATGAGGGGATTTTACAGTCCACCTAGAAATACAACAGGGCATAAAATACAAGCAACCTTTCTTCGTCTTGATGGCTTAGAGTTGGAGTTATCAGTTCTCTTATGCAGAActgctttttctttaaactCAAGTGTTTTCTTCACTGCCTTCTGGCTGTTCCATTTAAGAGGGTTTTATGGTTTATGGTTATGGGTGACTGTCCCTTTGCCCTGaaacaagactgaaaaaaagTTCTCTAATTGAGGATTTTGGTTTCTAATTACTCTTACAGCTAAGTGCTGCTTTTCAACCCAAAGGTATACTAGCCatagtttgtttggtttttatttttgttttttctttatcatGAAACTAATTCTAGCCCTGTTGGGCCTCTCTTACAAGGCCTTACATGCAATCTGATGTAGAAAAATTCAGTTTCAGTAGTGGCTGGATCAGgtcacaggctgtgctgctgccatgaTTTGGTAAACTCTTGCATATGTTTttgggtgatttttttgttttgtttgcttaggTGACTGCTGAAGACTTAATCCTGCTTTCATATAGGACAAGCACACTCAAGGAGTGCTCTTCATTAGACTCAACAAAATGTAATAGGGAATGGGGGGGAataggtgttttgttttgatttgatttgttgtgggttttttttttttttttgacagacaTCTGGTTCTTGTGGCATTCCTAAACCACAGTTTGTGTTTTGCCTCCATTTCtgttctacattttttttctcaaaacttGTTATCATTTTCCTTCCCACCCACCAACTTTTCTGTAATACTTACTATTACATGCAGTACTGGTCATGATATTGCAGTGGTCATGTTACCACAGTGATGTCTTTGTCTAATAGTTTTAGTGTTACTGTTGGGCTCTCCTTCCATTAATATCCATGTCCAAATCTTTcaggttttttgccttttcctcatgAGACTGATTAAGTATTTCCGCCCTGTATAGTCACAAGACACGTTTCTTAACCTCAGGGAAACTCCCACTTAAAGTGAATTTAGTAGAAATGCTAGGCAAAGTTCAAGTCTGCTCTTGTACAATATAACGTTTGTTGAATGGTACAGCAGCTTTATATTGTGTACataaataaaactattttaCTGAATAATTGTCTACTGTTTTATTTACTTATGAA
It encodes the following:
- the CLN8 gene encoding protein CLN8, encoding MNPTNDDPMFGTIFDWDYLLWEVRLTFLAAGFLIYLGVFLLSHWLSSWISTTYRALYAKEKVFWNMAVTRGVFGLQSCVAGLWALLIDPVFYADKVYSQQKWSWFNCLIAAGFFLLENVAVHISNIVFRTFDVFLVVHHLLAFGGLAGLVINVKSGHYLPLMGMLLEMSTPSTCISWMLLKAGCANTFFWKANQWVMIHLFHCRMILTYHMWWVCIFNWNSVVENLGLLHFIVLFSGLFAVTLILNPYWTYKKTQQLLSPTDWNFENKAMENGNLNGKTHQKKRI